In a single window of the Nicotiana tomentosiformis chromosome 8, ASM39032v3, whole genome shotgun sequence genome:
- the LOC104097387 gene encoding ABC transporter E family member 2 has protein sequence MSDQRLTRIAIVSADKCKPKKCRQECKKSCPVVKTGKLCIEVTPAAKIAFISEELCIGCGICVKKCPFEAIQIINLPKDLDKDTTHRYGPNTFKLHRLPVPRPGQVLGLVGTNGIGKSTALKVLAGKLKPNLGRFSNPPDWQEILTHFRGSELQNYFTRILEDNLKAIIKPQYVDHIPKAVQGNVGQVLDQKDERDVKAQLCVDLELNQVLDRNVGDLSGGELQRFAIAVVAIQNAEIYMFDEPSSYLDVKQRLKAAQVIRSLLRPNSYVIVVEHDLSVLDYLSDFICCLYGKPGAYGVVTLPFSVREGINIFLAGFVPTENLRFRDESLTFKVAETPQEAAEEIETYARYRYPTMTKTQGNFKLKVAEGEFTDSQIVVMLGENGTGKTTFIRMLAGLLKPDVVEGSDTDIPEFNVSYKPQKISPKFPSTVRHLLHQKIRDSYMHPQFCSDVMKPLQIEQLMDQEVVNLSGGELQRVALALCLGKPADIYLIDEPSAYLDSEQRIVASKVIKRFILHAKKTAFIVEHDFIMATYLADRVIVYEGTPSIDCVANAPQSLLTGMNLFLSHLNITFRRDPTNFRPRINKLESTKDREQKSAGSYYYLDD, from the exons ATGTCGGATCAGAGATTGACCCGTATCGCTATCGTTAGCGCCGACAAGTGCAAGCCCAAAAAGTGCCGCCAAGAATGCAAGAAAAGCTGTCCTGTCGTTAAAACTG GTAAATTATGTATAGAGGTCACTCCAGCTGCGAAGATTGCTTTCATCTCAGAGGAGCTGTGTATTGGATGTGGTATATGTGTTAAG AAATGCCCATTTGAAGCAATTCAGATCATCAATCTGCCAAAAGATTTAGACAAGGATACAACCCATCGTTACGGTCCTAACACCTTTAAATTGCACAG GTTACCCGTCCCTAGGCCAGGGCAGGTTCTTGGTCTGGTTGGAACAAATGGTATTGGAAAGTCAACCGCCCTTAAAGTTTTGGCTGGAAAATTGAAACCAAACTTGGGACGCTTCAGT AACCCACCTGATTGGCAAGAGATCTTGACTCACTTTCGAGGATCTGAACTGCAGAACTACTTCACTCGCATTCTGGAAGATAACTTGAAG GCTATTATCAAGCCTCAGTATGTTGACCATATTCCAAAGGCAGTTCAAGGAAATGTGGGACAAGTGCTTGACCAAAAAGATGAGAGAGATGTGAAGGCACAACTTTGTGTTGATCTAGAGCTGAATCAGGTTTTGGATCGTAATGTAGGTGATCTATCTGGTGGAGAGCTTCAGAGGTTTGCTATTGCTGTTGTTGCAATACAAAATGCAGAGATATACATGTTTGATGAGCCCTCGAGTTACCTTGATGTGAAGCAGAGGCTTAAAGCTGCCCAAGTTATCAGATCCTTGCTTCGACCAAATAG CTATGTCATTGTGGTGGAGCATGATCTTAGTGTACTTGATTATTTGTCGGATTTCATTTGCTGCTTATATGGGAAGCCTGGTGCATATGGAGTTGTCACCCTACCCTTCTCAGTCAGGGAAGGAATTAATATATTTTTGGCTGGATTTGTGCCTACAGAAAATCTACGTTTCCGTGATGAATCTCTTACTTTTAAG GTTGCTGAGACCCCACAAGAGGCGGCTGAGGAAATTGAAACATATGCACGTTACAGATATCCAACCATGACTAAGACTCAGGGTAATTTCAAGCTTAAGGTTGCCGAGGGTGAATTTACTGATTCACAGATTGTTGTGATGCTTGGTGAGAATGGAACCGGGAAGACAACCTTTATTCGCATGCTG GCTGGTCTATTAAAGCCTGATGTGGTGGAAGGATCTGATACGGATATACCAGAGTTCAATGTTTCATACAAGCCCCAGAAAATTAGTCCAAAATTTCCATCCACCGTGAGGCATTTGCTACATCAAAAGATACGTGATTCTTATATGCACCCCCAGTTCTGTTCAGATGTGATGAAGCCTCTCCAAATTGAGCAATTGATGGATCAAGAAGTTGTGAATCTTTCTGGTGGAGAGTTGCAAAGAGTTGCCTTAGCCCTGTGCCTTGGAAAG CCTGCTGATATATATCTGATCGATGAGCCAAGTGCCTATCTTGATTCTGAGCAACGTATTGTAGCTTCAAAAGTCATCAAGAGATTCATTCTTCATGCGAAGAAAACCGCATTTATTGTAGAGCATGACTTTATAATGGCAACTTACCTGGCAGATAGAGTCATTGTGTACGAGGGGACGCCTTCCATAGATTGTGTTGCAAATGCACCCCAATCGTTGTTGACGGGAATGAACCTATTTTTATCA CACCTGAACATTACATTTAGAAGGGACCCAACTAATTTCCGTCCAAGAATCAACAAACTGGAATCAACCAAGGATAGGGAGCAGAAGTCAGCTGGATCCTATTATTATTTGGATGATTAA